A segment of the Commensalibacter oyaizuii genome:
TATATCCCCCATTATCCAAACTATTGACGAGCAAAACCATCCAAAAATTATTTGGCAAGCCAGGAAAGTAACTTTATTTTATAGTTTGCGCCATCCTTTAAGCATTTCAATAACCGTGGACGGGGAACAAATTTTTTGTCCACCTTTTACAAACAAGTGCTTTCAAATACACGGTTATCCTTGGCAATTACAAATACCCCTTTTCTTCCACATTCAAGAAAGCACACTCTTTTTTTCATGCCCTCAATCATTTTATAATAACGCAAAAAATGTTTCTTTCACTCCTCAGCTTATAGAATTGAAAAATATTCAAGGACAATTTCATTGGAATTTAAAAGCAGATTACAATAAAAGCCTATTTTTTACGCAGTTTGATATTCAACAAACTTTAATTATCTTTAACTCTCTTACCCCTCAGTATCTTAACAATATTGAGGGACAGTTTGCCCTTACAGGCAAACAACATGATGCAATAAATATTGTGCAATCCAACCAGCTTTTATACAAATTACTTATTCAAAAGCTTAAGTTCACGTGGAAAGAAACGATAGTAACAACAATGGGAAAAGTTTCTTTTCCCTTTCCAAATCTTCGTCCTACTGGTGAATTAAATACAAATCTGCAAAATATCCCAAAGACTCTTTATAACGAGATATCAAAAATAAATTGTTGTTTTAATTTGAAAAGGGAACTATCGCAAATTCCGGTTCCCTCACAATTATACATTTCAATACCAATACGGGATGGGACTATTTATCTAGGCACCATCCCGCTTGAATCCTCATTATTCCAAAATATGGATACGATATTGAAACGTTATGCAAAATGATCTTTGATATTGCGGTATTTGGCAAATTCGGTTGCTGTTTTTGCAATTAAAAATGGGTTTGTCTGTTTTTCTTCTGAAAGCAATACGGGTAACGTTGGATCATCACTTTTGCGCAAAGCCTGTACTTGTTCGATCCGTTTTTGTAAAATCCTGTTATCTGGAAACAATGATGCCGCAAAGCGGGCATTATCTTGAGTATATTCGTGAGCACAATAAATCAAAGTATCATCTGGCAAAACCTTAAGTCGCTCAAAACTATGATACATTTGTTCTGCTGTTCCTTCGAACAAACGTCCACATCCCATACTAAATAATGTATCGCCTGTAAAAACAGATTTTATCGCTGGAATATAATAACAAATTGATCCCAAAGTATGACCTGGTGTTTCTATAACCTGCGCATCCCCTACTCCCAAGACCTCTAACGAAACAGTATCATGATCACGAACTGCTTGATCAACAGCGGGAATTTTACCTTCTTCTTTTAAAGGGGCTATGACTTTACATTGAAAAATTTTTTTTAATTCTTCAATACCCCCAATATGGTCAGAATGAAAATGTGTGATAAGAATAGTTTGTAGTAAAAGACCTTTACCCTTTATAGTTTTTAAAACAGGAGCTGCATCACCAGGATCTACGACAACTGCATTTTTCGTATGATTATCATATAACAGCCAAGCATAATTTGTATCAAAAAACGCAACAGGTTCAATAACAACAGACATCAATCCTCCTTATTTATACCATTATCCTTTTTTATACTCTAAACCGCTCAACTAGGACAAAGGTTGCAATGACTTACGATTTCAACTCTATTTTACCACAATCGTCCGATGCAAAACACGGAATTGCAACCTACATTCAATATAAACTGGCGCAAATATGGCCTAATTTGTATGGTTTATCTTTACTGACTTTGGGGCAAACAACAACCTTAACGCCAGAAACAATTTGGTATCCTTCTTATCACATTCACGGGCAATTGAACACAAATAACCCGATTTTATACAATGCTATGTCTATATCAAAACAACAGGCTTGTTGTTTTTTAATCGAATCATTTCCGTTCCAAGAGTGCAGCTTTGATCGTATTGTATATATTTACGATGATTTCATCACCAAAGATCAATTTGAACAACTGCTGCGTTCATGTTGGAAAACACTGGATGATAGCGGCAAAATCATTATGCTGCTACCCAACAAACTTGGATGGTGGTCATTGATCGATAACCTTTCTTTACGATATCGCAATACATTTCTAATGCAAAAACTTAATCGTATTTTAACCCAACATCTTTTCCGTATCAGTCATTACGAACGGGTTTTGTACTTCCCCCCTAAACTGATGAATAATATGTCCTTACGTTCAAATAGAATACTCGAGTTCTTAGGATTATTTTTTGTTCCTTTTTTGGGTGGATATCATTTGATTGAAATCGAAAAAAATCTTTGTGCGCCAATTACAGTGGCACCTTTGAAAAAAAAATATATACTACAAAGTGAATTATCAAAATCTAGTTGGAACCGTAAGCATTCCTCCTAGAGGATTATTATCTGTAAGGTTATTTTAATGTCTATTTTGCACTCGATCCGTTCAAGTATCTGTAAACCCCATGCCGCAAGCCATCCTTTTTTGATTTGTTCTGGCCTTATTGCAATTTTAGGGCGTATGTCTCCGTGGCGTATTACCCGATTAATTGGTAAGCTGAGTGTACTATTTTTTGGCTTTTGTTGGTATTTCTTTCGTAATCCCAAACGGGTTATTCCTACTGATGATCAAAATATTGTCTCCCCTGCTGATGGAACGGTTTCCTCAATTGACTGTGTAATGCCACCAGCCAATTTAGGTATGGATGAAAAACCAGTTTGGCGCGTTTCTATTTTCTTGTCGGTATTGAATGTTCATTTACAACGTATCCCCGCCAAGGGCAAAGTGACAGCACGTAGCTATATTGAAGGGAAATTCTTAAATGCCTCTTTAGACAAAGCATCAGAACATAATGAACGCAATGCAATCTGTCTGACCTTGCCCAATCAGCAAAAACTAATTGTTGTTCAAATTGCCGGATTAATCGCAAGACGGATTGTTTGTAACGCTGTGGTTGAAAATAATTACAATATGGGCGATATTTATGGTTTAATTCGTTTTGGATCACGGGTTGATTTATATTTACCAGAAGGATGTCAACCGAATGTGCAGGTTGGGCAAACCATGATCGGTGGGGAAACTATTGTCTCTAAACTCTAATAATATCCGTCCTAACTTACGTCGTGCTCGGCGTAAATTGTTATTGCGTCAAAAAATACGACCAAGGGTCAAAGGTATATCTTTCAACCGTGTTATTCCTAACCTTTTAACATTATTGGGATTATGCGCAGGATTGATTGGTATTCGAAGCGCCATTCATGGACAATTCGCTGAAGCTGCTATTGCTGTATTGATTGCAGGCTGTTTCGATGGATTGGATGGACGTATTGCCCGTTTATTACGTGGCACCAGCCGATTTGGTGCAGAATTGGACAGCTTGGCTGATTTCTTATCATTTGGAATTACCCCAAGCTTCATTCTTTACATGTGGGCTTTAAAAGATGGGGGGGGATATGCCTTTGTCCCTTGTGCCATGTTTACAGTTTGTATGGCATTAAGATTGGCACGGTTTAACGCAGCCTTAGACGATATTGATAAACCAAAATATGCCAGCAACTTTTTTACAGGTGTTCCTGCGCCTGCCGGGGCTGGGATGGTTTTATTTCCGATATTTTTAGGATTAGAAGCTGAAAAATTACAATGGGATTTCTTAATCGATATTGCCAATTCTCAGATTTTGACAATGATTACCTTGGTTGTTGTTTCGTTTTTGTTAATTTCAACTGTTCCCATATGGTCGTTTAAAAACTTTAAGATCCCCGCTGCATACTTGTTACCTTTGTTTTTAGGCACTGCAATTTATGCAACAGTTCTGGTTGCTGATCCGTGGGGAACTCTTGCTTTTAGTGGTCTTTTATATCTTTGCTCTATTCCCTTTAGCTATCGCAGCTTTCGCCAACTGAAGGCTGATGCTGCTGCACTTGAGAAGGAGGCTGACGAGGCTGATGATCAGGATGAGGAAGACCAAGCAACTTTAACAACCCCTCCATGATTTGCTGGGGGGCCGGGGGACAGCCTTCAATTTGTAAAATACAGTCATCTCCCCCTGTAGTTTCTTTTAAAACGGCATAGTTTTCTTCGAAAACCCCTTTATCAATTGCACAAAACCCAATGGTTACAATCGCCTTGGGTTCTGGCATCAAAGCCCAATTTTTCTCTAAATACGGAATCATTGCACGGGTTAAAACACCACTAATTAACATTATGTTTGCAATTGCAGGGTGATCAACAAATGCAATGCCACTGGCAGTGATATCAAATGCCCCTCCCCTTAATGCCAACAGCTCTAAAATACATCCATTGCAATCACCACAAGGCACAGGAAATAGATGTAAGATCTGATTGTTACTTCCAATGGTTTTATCAAGAGGCTTTATTTTTCCAAAAACAGAATCAACCAATGCACGTAAAATAGCCATTTAAAGTCCTTTTATAAATCAACCCCAGTTGATAAAATACCAAATGAAGATCTGATTATTGATTGGTTTTCCCATGTCTCGTTTTGTAACAGATCTCGTAAAACATAGGCTTGATTAGCCGCAGGATCACGAATAAAAATATCCTTAATTTTCCCAGCTTCGACCTTTACATAATACCATAAATCGCCTTGAACCCCTTCGCAAACACCAATCCCCTCTCCGTATAATGTTTCAACAATGATTTTATTGGGTTGGCTTGAATCTTCATCCTCGACATCTTGCAAAATGGTTTCAATAATTTCAAACGCATTGTCAATTTCTTGAAATCGCAATTGCATGCGCGCTAAAACATCCCCAGTTGTAAAAGTACGCGGGGATAGCCATTCCAAACGGTATTCAGGCATATAACGACGGATATCAATATCCCTTCCCGATGCCCGGCCGATTATACCCCCAATATTAAAACGAATGGCTTGCTCAACACTTAACACACCAACCGATTGCAAGCTATCAATTAACCCTGGGAAACCTTGGCTTAATTTCTTAGCCTCACAGTAAAGATATTTAACCTTATTTGGTAATGTTTCCTTATCTTCTTCACCATTGAGAGTTGAGGGACGCACTGTGCCAGGGAAAACACAATCCATCAACCAGCGATGACCATAATAATGCGCGCACCAACGCATTAAAAGCTCGCGCGCTAATTCACAACGGGTTGCAATAATACCAATACCTAACCCCCTAAATAAATGAGATAAATATAATAAATGGGCAATAACTTTGGATATTTCAGATAAAATAACACGTTGACGTAAAACATACGTACTGGGAATAAATTGTGCCACATCCTCTATCGCGTGAGAGAATGCAATTTGATGGGCAATACTATCGACAGCATTAATTCGACTGATTAGAGGTTGTACCTGTAAAACATTCTTGCCATATAAATTAGATAAAATCCCGCGGTGGGTATAACCATACAAGGCATTTGCCTTCATAATTTGTTCCCCCATTACAGAAAAATGCCATAATGACGGAGATATACCATTACAAGAAGAGGGATCAATAATAGAAACCTCCCCTCCTTTTTGTTCTAAATCACCAGGAATATTATAGTCATAGGGTTCAATCGAACTGGCAACAGGCCCAGGTTTGTCAGATAATGGCCACGTATTTTTCCACATTCCTCGATCCAGCCAAGGGCGCAGCTCCATTATGGCGTTCATAGCTTCTTTACCCCATAAATCCCAAATCATACGCTCATAGATAATAGCTGCGGGCCTGACAGATGACACAGCCCAATATCGATCAACAGACAACGCAACTTTTACACCTAAGGGACGAAAACCATTTTCCAAAAATAAAACATTTAAATCCATCTGATCACACCACATTGCCAAAAAGACCAGACGATCATGCAATAATTTTGAAATAATTTCCCGCCATTCTGGTTCCTCGACCCGAAAGAAAAACTTGCTCTCACGCTGATGTTTTTTAATTAAATCAGTCGCTTTCGTGTGCGTCACTGGAGCCTGAGATAAAGAGGTCAAGGTGAACCTCCATGAAGTTTTACAAATTCAATTGCAATCATATGTAGCCACTTGGATGTAAAAATAGGCAGTAATACTGTCTGTAATATCAGTAGACCAATAATGACTTTTGCCTCTTTCGTTAATGGAAATTTAGGGAAGAAAAATACACCTCCTCTTTGAAATAAAACGTATCCCCTAATCAGCAATAGACATAAAACACCGATTCCAACCCAAGGCATCCAGATCATTAAATATGACATTAATAAGGAACAAGCCCAAAATATTCCAATCGGGGGAAACCCCGATAATCCCAACATGATCCAGCTTTCAAATGAAGACAAATTATTTGTTTCTTTTTTACTGACCATATATCCAAGTGGGGCAAAAATCACCAGTGCCATCATAAATAAACAAGATATATAAACACCTTCGGGGTGATTAGCAAAAATACCGCCACAAATAGCCAAAGTAATCAATAAGTTAGCACTTAAGTAAAGAGAAGACCGTTCACGATTTTGCTCATTTAACAAAATAAAACATAAACTAATAATCACTAAAGCCATTAACAAAGGTTCAGAAGGGTCATAACTGGGGATCTGATGTAATCTTAACAACGTTGCAATTACAGGTATCGATAAAATAAATGAACCGATCCCCCCCAGTGTAATTGGCATTTCAACATTTAATCTTAGAAAAGAAATAGACATTGGAAACAACCCTGCTGCTAACACCACACCAAGACTTAAAACGACACTACTCAACTGTGCTAGAAAAGGTGCATTGTCCACAGGAACAGCTGCCAGTAAAAAAGCTCCTATCAACGCCATAATAATTAATAACAATATATATCGAAAAACCGCCCACCCTGCTTTTAAACTGCTTCCTCCTTGATTTAAAATACATCCCATCATCAATAAAGCAGCTAAAACCACAATAAAGAGGAGTGCAATAAAAAGATTATTAACCCCTACAGCCAAAATTGCTGTGGCGGTAATAATATGAAATAATAACAACGTCCATAAGTGCCGTTTTTCTGATTTATCAAAAAACAGACTGCGTGGTGACCAAAATGTTAATAACAGGGTCGATACCCCCGCCCCCACTGCAATAATCAACCGTAAAAAACGGGTTAAACCATCGCTGCTCCACACCACAGATAGAAAGAAATTGTCAGCCATACAGGCTGAAAGTCCTGTTAAAATGACTAAGATACCAGATACAATAAAATGGCACCTTGCCCGCGCCGCGGCCCCCTCACAGGCAAAGATTCCAATAACCCCAACAAATGGCCAAATCACACAAGCCCAATAAAGTATTTTTGCCAAATCATTGGATGTTTGCACAATTAAAACCGCCCTATTCTATGAACAATAATAAAAGACATAAGTAAAAATACCCCATAAAACACCATAAGCGTAATAAAGGCAAAAAATTGGCCGTTTAATCCCACCACCAAAGATAAGGCATTCAATGCACAGGCTATACCTACAATTTGCCCTCCGATCGTTTTACTTAAGATGCTATACACCATTCCTACAAGAATAATTGAAAACACAATGCCATATTCCAGCCTGGGAAGGGATGGCGGTAAAATATAAACAATTAAAGATACAGCCAAAATGATAAATACTAGGGCCAAAAATAACTCAACAAACGAGCGATAAAAGGATTGCCATCTCAAAATAATGGTCAAACTGATCCCTGAAACACATGACAGACCCATGCACCACAATGTTATCACAGGATCTAGGGCAGTGGCGTACCCCGCCCACAGACAAAATACTGTTAAAAACGCATGAAAGATAACCTGAACAGAAGGATGTGATACCCCACCAATTGTTGCTAGTAACAAGATACTCATAAACAAGGAAAGCCACATCTTTACTCTCCACTCAATCCCGCGAAATACACAATAATCGCCAAAAAACTTAGTACTACAGCGATCCCCACACGATAAATACCATTAGATACTAACAATAAACTGCGCATCATCGCCAAGACAAAACATTCGAATATAATTTTGGTTAACCATGCCATCAAAGCAAAAGGCACAGCCTTCAACCAAACCATTAAATTATGAGGATTATCATCCAAAATGGCTATACTTTGTGGCCACAGACAAAAAGCGATAAGCGATAGCCACACCAAGAATTGCACATCATTAACATATAATAACAATCCACGATCTGCACCACCAAAACCATCCATTCCTTCTCTGCTTGGGAAATTTGGCATGTCCCATATCAAAAAAAATAGGGAACTTGCCCCAATAAGTAATGGGCA
Coding sequences within it:
- the gloB gene encoding hydroxyacylglutathione hydrolase, yielding MSVVIEPVAFFDTNYAWLLYDNHTKNAVVVDPGDAAPVLKTIKGKGLLLQTILITHFHSDHIGGIEELKKIFQCKVIAPLKEEGKIPAVDQAVRDHDTVSLEVLGVGDAQVIETPGHTLGSICYYIPAIKSVFTGDTLFSMGCGRLFEGTAEQMYHSFERLKVLPDDTLIYCAHEYTQDNARFAASLFPDNRILQKRIEQVQALRKSDDPTLPVLLSEEKQTNPFLIAKTATEFAKYRNIKDHFA
- a CDS encoding phosphatidylserine decarboxylase, with amino-acid sequence MSILHSIRSSICKPHAASHPFLICSGLIAILGRMSPWRITRLIGKLSVLFFGFCWYFFRNPKRVIPTDDQNIVSPADGTVSSIDCVMPPANLGMDEKPVWRVSIFLSVLNVHLQRIPAKGKVTARSYIEGKFLNASLDKASEHNERNAICLTLPNQQKLIVVQIAGLIARRIVCNAVVENNYNMGDIYGLIRFGSRVDLYLPEGCQPNVQVGQTMIGGETIVSKL
- a CDS encoding CDP-alcohol phosphatidyltransferase family protein translates to MSLNSNNIRPNLRRARRKLLLRQKIRPRVKGISFNRVIPNLLTLLGLCAGLIGIRSAIHGQFAEAAIAVLIAGCFDGLDGRIARLLRGTSRFGAELDSLADFLSFGITPSFILYMWALKDGGGYAFVPCAMFTVCMALRLARFNAALDDIDKPKYASNFFTGVPAPAGAGMVLFPIFLGLEAEKLQWDFLIDIANSQILTMITLVVVSFLLISTVPIWSFKNFKIPAAYLLPLFLGTAIYATVLVADPWGTLAFSGLLYLCSIPFSYRSFRQLKADAAALEKEADEADDQDEEDQATLTTPP
- a CDS encoding NADH-quinone oxidoreductase subunit B family protein, whose translation is MAILRALVDSVFGKIKPLDKTIGSNNQILHLFPVPCGDCNGCILELLALRGGAFDITASGIAFVDHPAIANIMLISGVLTRAMIPYLEKNWALMPEPKAIVTIGFCAIDKGVFEENYAVLKETTGGDDCILQIEGCPPAPQQIMEGLLKLLGLPHPDHQPRQPPSQVQQHQPSVGESCDS
- a CDS encoding NADH-quinone oxidoreductase subunit D-related protein, translated to MTSLSQAPVTHTKATDLIKKHQRESKFFFRVEEPEWREIISKLLHDRLVFLAMWCDQMDLNVLFLENGFRPLGVKVALSVDRYWAVSSVRPAAIIYERMIWDLWGKEAMNAIMELRPWLDRGMWKNTWPLSDKPGPVASSIEPYDYNIPGDLEQKGGEVSIIDPSSCNGISPSLWHFSVMGEQIMKANALYGYTHRGILSNLYGKNVLQVQPLISRINAVDSIAHQIAFSHAIEDVAQFIPSTYVLRQRVILSEISKVIAHLLYLSHLFRGLGIGIIATRCELARELLMRWCAHYYGHRWLMDCVFPGTVRPSTLNGEEDKETLPNKVKYLYCEAKKLSQGFPGLIDSLQSVGVLSVEQAIRFNIGGIIGRASGRDIDIRRYMPEYRLEWLSPRTFTTGDVLARMQLRFQEIDNAFEIIETILQDVEDEDSSQPNKIIVETLYGEGIGVCEGVQGDLWYYVKVEAGKIKDIFIRDPAANQAYVLRDLLQNETWENQSIIRSSFGILSTGVDL